From a single Chirita eburnea voucher CEBURN20170516 chloroplast, complete genome genomic region:
- the psbM gene encoding photosystem II protein M, translating to MEVNILAFIATALFILVPTAFLLIIYVKTVSQND from the coding sequence ATGGAAGTAAATATTCTTGCATTTATTGCTACTGCACTATTCATTCTAGTTCCTACCGCCTTTCTACTTATCATTTATGTAAAAACGGTTAGTCAAAATGATTAA
- the petN gene encoding cytochrome b6/f complex subunit VIII has product MYMDIVSLAWAALMVIFTFSLSLVVWGRSGL; this is encoded by the coding sequence ATTTATATGGATATAGTAAGTCTCGCTTGGGCTGCTTTAATGGTAATCTTTACATTTTCCCTTTCACTCGTAGTGTGGGGAAGAAGTGGGCTCTAG